Proteins from one Ardenticatena maritima genomic window:
- a CDS encoding class I SAM-dependent methyltransferase — protein MNDTRPRCDYEGSRYQDEFWTPDRTYEDRVERIALRRLLPPRGRRLIEIGAGAGRLASLYEGYDEVYLLDYARSQLEQAAERLGHDPRIRYVQGDIYNLPFPTGFFDTVVTVRVLHHVVDLGAAFEEIARILAPNGVYVTEYANKRNLKAILRWLLRRARPGENPFSLDPYEFVPLNLDYHPAMVDWELRIAGFTHHGELSASFFRMPLLKRLLPTGLLVALDARLQRPLAPLRLTPSIFVRARLIRQQTSAPETAQWRCPACHSLDMHEEETGLACRACGRFYPKTNGVYVLRADLVEEVASRS, from the coding sequence ATGAACGATACACGTCCACGTTGTGATTACGAAGGTTCACGCTATCAAGATGAATTTTGGACACCCGACCGCACGTATGAAGACCGTGTGGAACGTATCGCCTTGCGCCGACTGCTTCCGCCGCGTGGTCGGCGGCTGATTGAGATTGGCGCAGGTGCGGGACGGCTCGCCTCGCTCTACGAAGGCTACGATGAAGTGTACCTGCTCGACTATGCACGCTCGCAACTGGAACAAGCCGCGGAACGTCTGGGGCACGACCCCCGCATTCGCTACGTGCAAGGCGACATCTACAATCTCCCGTTTCCCACGGGCTTTTTCGACACCGTGGTGACCGTGCGCGTCCTGCACCATGTGGTGGATTTGGGCGCAGCGTTTGAAGAAATTGCGCGCATTCTGGCGCCCAACGGCGTGTACGTCACTGAATACGCCAACAAGCGCAACCTGAAAGCCATCTTGCGTTGGCTGTTGCGCCGCGCACGTCCTGGGGAAAACCCCTTCTCACTCGACCCATACGAATTCGTGCCGCTCAACCTGGACTACCACCCCGCCATGGTGGATTGGGAACTCCGCATCGCCGGCTTCACCCATCACGGCGAATTGTCGGCGAGTTTCTTCCGCATGCCGCTGCTCAAACGGCTGCTGCCCACCGGCTTGCTCGTCGCTCTGGACGCGCGCCTGCAACGCCCGCTTGCGCCCCTGCGCCTGACGCCGAGCATCTTTGTGCGGGCGCGGCTCATTCGCCAGCAAACCAGCGCCCCAGAGACGGCACAATGGCGCTGCCCCGCCTGCCACAGTTTGGACATGCACGAAGAAGAAACCGGCTTGGCGTGTCGAGCGTGCGGGCGGTTCTATCCCAAAACCAACGGGGTGTATGTGTTGCGCGCCGATTTGGTCGAAGAAGTGGCTTCACGTTCGTAA
- a CDS encoding tetratricopeptide repeat protein, whose amino-acid sequence MSSLANASSEFIALFKQALAAYDQGDQNTAYDLFLQASELEPDNVWCLIWLGATAPSAAQAIEWLEQALALDPENPHAQAGLAWAREQLSLEQTMDMLSVDEEALSEETAEPLFEEEVSFTEQEEEAFSAEELGIDEEELPDWLRGEGEGEAGVAEVAEEAEEEIPDWLQGGQAEAASPAATAEPAIDTGLLGIDEEELPDWLRGDAEDIFAEAESSEEWVAGEQPTAAAEAITEPDWLVGGGELTAEEEESLQYQLTDSSLEASDEATRAYQMGLAAYENDDLDAAARFFERTVKLNPRHVEAYNYLGSVYFLQGNVEPAIKAFETALAIDRNHAETYLNLGLIYQNLGQKQKAIFMFEQYLRIAPDSEMADEVRNMIESLR is encoded by the coding sequence ATGAGCAGCCTTGCCAATGCCAGCAGCGAATTCATTGCCCTTTTCAAGCAGGCGCTCGCTGCGTACGACCAAGGCGACCAAAACACAGCCTACGACCTTTTTCTGCAAGCCTCCGAACTTGAACCAGACAACGTCTGGTGTCTCATCTGGCTTGGGGCAACCGCCCCCAGCGCCGCCCAAGCCATTGAATGGCTGGAACAAGCCCTCGCTCTCGACCCCGAAAATCCGCACGCCCAGGCGGGGTTGGCATGGGCGCGCGAACAGTTGAGCCTTGAACAGACCATGGACATGCTCTCGGTGGATGAAGAGGCGTTGAGCGAGGAAACCGCCGAGCCGCTTTTTGAGGAAGAGGTTTCGTTCACCGAGCAGGAAGAAGAAGCCTTCTCGGCGGAAGAACTCGGCATTGACGAAGAAGAATTGCCCGACTGGCTGCGCGGCGAGGGTGAAGGTGAGGCTGGCGTTGCCGAGGTTGCAGAAGAAGCGGAAGAAGAAATCCCCGATTGGCTGCAAGGCGGCCAGGCGGAAGCCGCAAGCCCCGCCGCAACCGCTGAACCAGCCATTGACACCGGTTTACTGGGCATTGACGAAGAAGAATTGCCCGACTGGCTGCGTGGCGACGCCGAAGATATCTTCGCCGAAGCCGAATCCTCCGAAGAGTGGGTGGCGGGCGAACAACCCACCGCCGCCGCGGAAGCCATCACTGAACCCGACTGGCTTGTCGGTGGCGGCGAGCTCACCGCCGAAGAAGAAGAATCCTTGCAGTACCAGCTCACCGACAGCTCGCTGGAAGCCAGCGACGAAGCCACACGCGCCTACCAAATGGGGCTTGCCGCCTACGAAAACGACGACCTCGACGCCGCCGCGCGCTTCTTCGAGCGCACCGTCAAACTCAATCCGCGGCATGTGGAAGCCTACAACTACCTGGGAAGCGTCTACTTCTTGCAGGGCAACGTTGAACCCGCCATCAAAGCCTTTGAAACAGCCCTGGCGATTGACCGTAACCACGCCGAGACCTATCTCAACCTGGGCTTGATTTACCAGAACCTGGGGCAAAAGCAGAAAGCCATCTTCATGTTCGAGCAGTATCTGCGTATCGCCCCCGATAGCGAAATGGCAGACGAAGTGCGCAACATGATTGAAAGCCTGCGCTAA
- a CDS encoding PfkB family carbohydrate kinase, whose protein sequence is MNIDYLVIGNITKDMQPDGSWRLGGTGAYSALAARRMGYRAALVTRADENVPLETLLPGVQVHRLPADVSTTFENIYNGNARTQWLKAWAPPISFEDIPPAWRDAPIVHLGPIAQECDPRMAVHFPNALVGATPQGWLRAWDDEGRVFFRPLANPAEALAHIDALVFSLEDVQGNRNALHALVNAVPIAVVTCADEGCLVFAEGETWRVHARPVAHVVDPTGAGDVFATAFFLRYAECRDILDAARFANVAASFAVEGVGVEAVPNRERIHAWLAEQTLPIEQVVEWR, encoded by the coding sequence GTGAACATTGACTATCTCGTCATCGGCAACATCACCAAAGATATGCAACCCGACGGCTCATGGCGGCTCGGCGGCACAGGGGCGTATTCAGCCCTTGCCGCGCGCCGAATGGGCTACCGCGCGGCGTTGGTCACCCGCGCCGATGAAAACGTACCGCTGGAAACGCTCTTGCCCGGTGTGCAGGTGCACCGCCTGCCCGCAGACGTTTCGACGACGTTCGAGAACATCTACAACGGCAATGCACGCACCCAATGGTTGAAAGCGTGGGCGCCGCCCATTTCCTTTGAAGATATCCCGCCGGCCTGGCGCGACGCGCCCATCGTGCATTTGGGCCCCATCGCGCAGGAATGCGACCCACGCATGGCGGTGCACTTTCCCAACGCACTGGTTGGCGCAACACCCCAGGGGTGGTTGCGCGCGTGGGATGACGAAGGGCGCGTTTTCTTCCGCCCCCTTGCCAACCCCGCCGAGGCGCTGGCGCACATTGACGCGCTTGTTTTCAGCCTGGAAGACGTGCAAGGCAACCGCAACGCCCTGCACGCGCTGGTGAACGCCGTCCCCATCGCCGTGGTCACATGCGCAGATGAGGGGTGCCTGGTGTTTGCCGAAGGGGAAACGTGGCGCGTACACGCTCGCCCCGTCGCCCATGTGGTAGATCCCACCGGCGCAGGCGACGTGTTCGCCACCGCCTTCTTCTTGCGCTATGCCGAATGCCGCGACATCCTGGACGCGGCACGGTTTGCCAACGTGGCGGCTTCATTCGCCGTCGAAGGGGTCGGCGTCGAGGCGGTGCCCAACCGTGAGCGTATTCACGCCTGGCTTGCCGAACAAACTTTGCCAATTGAACAGGTGGTCGAATGGCGATGA
- a CDS encoding CPBP family intramembrane glutamic endopeptidase produces the protein MASLILYSIPLMIYAFVAKWKFKDEWRDIAQRLGLTVGQSTYYWWALGFSVLGVAFSWMLWPTIPEDVKSQQLMAVSRFAGETFTLKNLFAILTFGMIETGLGEELFFRGLIAGWLGRRQALWRANVIQAAIFTLPHLLVLIVDIRLWPVAVVLPFVAGLMTGWLRLKSGSIIPGWLVHGVSNVASVLFVMI, from the coding sequence ATGGCATCATTGATTTTGTATAGCATTCCTTTGATGATTTACGCGTTTGTTGCCAAGTGGAAGTTTAAGGACGAATGGCGTGATATTGCCCAACGACTTGGATTGACGGTTGGCCAAAGCACCTACTACTGGTGGGCGTTGGGGTTTTCTGTATTGGGCGTCGCCTTTTCGTGGATGTTATGGCCGACGATTCCTGAGGATGTAAAAAGCCAACAATTAATGGCAGTAAGCCGGTTTGCTGGGGAAACGTTCACTCTTAAAAATTTGTTTGCTATATTGACTTTTGGGATGATTGAAACGGGGTTAGGAGAGGAATTGTTTTTCCGTGGACTCATCGCTGGTTGGCTAGGGCGACGACAAGCACTCTGGCGAGCGAATGTGATACAAGCCGCTATTTTCACCTTACCCCACCTTTTGGTGTTGATCGTAGATATACGCCTATGGCCTGTTGCTGTTGTGTTGCCGTTTGTGGCTGGATTGATGACGGGATGGCTCAGATTGAAATCGGGGAGTATCATTCCAGGGTGGTTGGTTCATGGCGTGAGCAATGTGGCATCCGTCCTGTTTGTCATGATATGA
- a CDS encoding ParB/RepB/Spo0J family partition protein — MSAQKRQGKKKRGLGKGLEALIPTSEQSATPPPNAGNVREVPINSILPNPYQPRSHIDPAALEELAASIREHGLIQPLVVTQIEEGAVGERFQLIAGERRWRAAKAAGLETVPVVIKEASEQQMLEWALIENIQRADLNPIEEALAYQQLAETFGLTHAEIAERVGKSRSAVSNMLRLLKLPMPIQELVSQGTLSEGHARALLPLERLSRMLDAVEIIVGRGLNVRQTEELVKRMLEEPTERPQKQDLSPLDRRLQERIQARLGTKVELKRGKKGGKVVIHFYSDDDLEQIYKLVTGEDDLS, encoded by the coding sequence ATGAGTGCGCAAAAGCGCCAAGGCAAGAAGAAAAGAGGGCTCGGCAAAGGGCTGGAAGCGCTTATCCCCACCAGCGAACAGAGCGCCACACCGCCCCCCAATGCGGGCAACGTGCGCGAAGTGCCCATCAACAGCATTCTGCCCAACCCCTACCAGCCGCGCAGCCACATAGACCCTGCCGCGCTGGAAGAATTGGCGGCTTCTATCCGCGAACATGGGCTTATCCAGCCGCTCGTCGTCACCCAAATTGAAGAAGGCGCGGTGGGCGAACGCTTCCAACTGATTGCGGGTGAACGCCGCTGGCGCGCCGCCAAAGCCGCAGGGCTGGAAACCGTCCCCGTCGTCATCAAAGAAGCCAGCGAGCAACAAATGCTCGAATGGGCGCTCATCGAAAACATCCAGCGCGCCGACCTCAACCCCATCGAAGAAGCCTTGGCGTATCAGCAACTGGCGGAAACCTTTGGGCTGACCCACGCCGAAATTGCCGAACGCGTGGGCAAAAGCCGCAGCGCCGTGAGCAACATGCTCCGCCTGCTCAAACTACCCATGCCCATCCAGGAACTTGTCTCGCAGGGCACACTCAGCGAAGGGCATGCGCGCGCGCTTCTGCCGCTGGAACGGCTCAGCCGCATGCTCGACGCCGTGGAAATCATTGTGGGACGTGGGTTGAACGTGCGCCAAACCGAAGAACTCGTCAAGCGCATGTTGGAAGAACCCACCGAACGCCCCCAAAAACAAGACCTCTCGCCGCTTGACCGCCGCCTGCAAGAGCGCATTCAAGCCCGATTGGGCACCAAAGTTGAACTCAAACGCGGCAAAAAAGGCGGCAAAGTGGTGATTCACTTTTACAGCGACGACGATTTGGAACAGATATACAAACTGGTGACAGGAGAAGACGACCTCTCATGA
- a CDS encoding ParA family protein: MTHIIVFANQKGGVGKTTSVVNVGAALAARGMRVLVVDIDPQGNSTSHLGIDKTTLTASLYDVLVRDLPISQAIHPTGRPNLEIVPALPALAGAEVELINVIARETLLRRALQTVHNRYDYILIDPPPSLGLLTVNALTAARYVVIPVQAEYLALEGLSQLLHTITLVRDNLNPTLDILGVLLTLFDARTRLASDVAKELVEHFGRRVFRTIIPRNVRLGEAPSFGETIFEYAPDSAGARAYTALAEELQARLQTAHT, translated from the coding sequence ATGACGCACATCATTGTTTTTGCCAACCAAAAAGGCGGCGTGGGCAAAACCACGTCGGTGGTCAACGTGGGCGCGGCGCTCGCCGCCCGCGGTATGCGCGTGCTGGTGGTGGATATTGACCCACAGGGCAACAGCACCAGCCACCTGGGCATTGACAAAACCACGCTCACCGCCAGCCTCTACGACGTGCTGGTGCGCGACCTGCCCATCAGCCAAGCCATTCACCCCACAGGACGCCCCAACCTGGAGATTGTGCCCGCTTTGCCGGCGCTGGCAGGCGCCGAAGTGGAACTCATCAACGTCATTGCCCGTGAAACCTTGCTGCGGCGCGCCCTGCAAACCGTGCACAACCGCTACGATTACATCCTGATAGACCCGCCGCCCAGCCTGGGGCTGCTGACTGTGAACGCCCTCACCGCCGCCCGCTATGTGGTCATTCCCGTGCAAGCCGAATACCTGGCGCTGGAAGGGCTTTCGCAACTCTTGCACACCATCACCCTTGTGCGCGACAACCTGAACCCCACCCTGGACATTCTGGGCGTCCTGCTCACGCTTTTCGACGCCCGCACACGGCTGGCAAGCGACGTCGCCAAAGAACTGGTTGAACACTTTGGGCGGCGCGTGTTTCGCACCATCATCCCGCGCAATGTGCGTTTAGGAGAAGCGCCCAGTTTCGGCGAAACCATTTTTGAATACGCCCCCGATTCAGCAGGCGCGCGCGCCTACACCGCACTGGCGGAAGAACTGCAGGCACGCTTGCAAACGGCACACACCTGA
- a CDS encoding DUF2079 domain-containing protein, whose amino-acid sequence MRRPYEPDWWKEDAKEQWGRWKRLWFFVDALLLVAAAGAAAGLALWDYTYPAQLPKLWNTDTLFTYHRLQLERFLAVGAGVAVVLWLLATWRRLHISPWTPTTFFQRGTWPPFVRWARRLARGYLPLFCMPLIGVRYLWTPLGMGIGSSFWTYVLILPLAFTLAVVLVPWLERNERPPDWLTDTNVRPSWRERVRPAFVVIVGILLYLAVFGGLSAARHLSFRSHALDLGTMAQAAWNTAHGRWLEYTPMPEEATTAAPPISNRLTSGKAEFIFLLIAPLYRLWPDPLLLLFIQTALLGLSAWPLFLAFEKVTDSGRTAALLALAYLAYLPLHYVNMADFHPSALAPFFLAWMLYASVTDRWRLYALALVLALACRVDVAFALAGLALAFMAYEQWRVGLFTLLAAVAWFLVDFYVIVPWATARYGPDPLALVNQRFGQYGETPLEIARTLAQQPRTLLGLFLDREKVQTLFDLFMPVGGVALLAPVWLVAIVPLLLVNLLADSAWQGTVQAHYFAPILPFIFFAAAIAIRIQPSLRRDAFWRDGTALYILLSALLVGYFFSPFPPGKDFHLARFWVNTPHQDAIRTVLTYVQPESRLSGQSDLVPHVANRRYLYLFPVGLDDAEEVLLDLDNGAERAPLDYFAYFDMVNRLLANPEFGVVAWENGVVLLRRGWPHDANAIAAQRAAFDEGFYRLTWLDHTTPHSMQAGEFYPVRVCFRNDGTQSWRSEDWYPVFVAYHWLTPQGDVVQWESERVRLPYTLYPTQSLCLRVPVVAPETVGDYILQFDLVREHQYWFAQKGAPPLDVAVSVVR is encoded by the coding sequence ATGCGGCGACCATACGAACCCGACTGGTGGAAAGAAGACGCCAAAGAGCAATGGGGGCGCTGGAAGCGGCTCTGGTTCTTTGTTGATGCGTTGTTACTGGTTGCCGCCGCAGGCGCAGCAGCAGGGCTTGCCTTGTGGGATTACACCTATCCCGCGCAACTCCCTAAACTCTGGAACACCGATACGCTGTTCACCTACCACCGCCTGCAATTGGAGCGCTTTCTGGCGGTTGGCGCTGGGGTGGCGGTGGTGCTCTGGCTGCTGGCAACCTGGCGGCGCTTGCACATCAGTCCCTGGACGCCGACCACCTTCTTCCAGCGCGGAACATGGCCGCCGTTTGTCCGTTGGGCGCGCCGTCTGGCGCGGGGGTATTTGCCGCTCTTCTGCATGCCGCTCATTGGCGTGCGCTATCTCTGGACACCGTTGGGCATGGGGATTGGCAGTTCATTCTGGACGTATGTGCTGATTCTCCCGCTCGCGTTCACGCTGGCGGTTGTGCTCGTGCCCTGGCTGGAACGCAACGAACGCCCCCCCGACTGGCTGACCGACACCAACGTGCGCCCTTCGTGGCGTGAACGTGTGCGCCCCGCCTTCGTCGTCATCGTCGGCATTCTGCTCTACCTCGCCGTCTTCGGCGGACTTTCGGCGGCACGCCATCTCTCGTTTCGCAGCCACGCCCTCGACCTGGGCACAATGGCGCAAGCCGCCTGGAACACAGCGCACGGGCGCTGGCTGGAATACACCCCCATGCCGGAAGAAGCCACCACCGCCGCGCCCCCCATCTCCAACCGTCTCACGTCCGGCAAAGCCGAATTTATTTTCTTGCTGATTGCGCCGCTCTACCGCCTCTGGCCCGACCCACTCTTGTTGTTGTTCATTCAAACCGCCCTGCTGGGCTTGAGCGCCTGGCCGCTCTTCCTGGCTTTTGAGAAAGTCACCGATTCTGGGCGCACCGCCGCCCTGCTCGCTCTGGCCTATCTCGCCTACCTGCCCCTGCACTACGTCAACATGGCGGATTTTCACCCCTCGGCGCTGGCGCCCTTCTTCCTGGCGTGGATGCTCTATGCCAGCGTCACCGACCGCTGGCGGCTCTACGCGCTGGCGCTGGTGCTGGCGCTCGCCTGCCGCGTGGACGTCGCGTTTGCGCTGGCGGGGTTGGCGCTGGCGTTCATGGCATACGAGCAATGGCGCGTGGGGCTTTTCACATTGCTGGCGGCGGTCGCCTGGTTTCTGGTGGATTTCTACGTCATCGTACCGTGGGCAACCGCCCGCTACGGTCCCGACCCCCTGGCGCTGGTCAATCAGCGTTTTGGGCAATACGGCGAGACGCCGCTGGAAATCGCCCGCACGCTTGCCCAACAGCCCCGCACCCTTTTGGGGCTCTTCCTGGACCGCGAAAAGGTGCAAACGCTGTTCGACCTCTTCATGCCTGTGGGCGGCGTGGCACTGCTCGCCCCCGTCTGGCTGGTTGCCATCGTGCCGCTCCTGCTCGTCAACCTGCTCGCCGACTCCGCCTGGCAAGGCACGGTGCAGGCGCACTACTTCGCGCCGATTTTGCCCTTCATCTTCTTCGCCGCTGCCATCGCCATTCGCATTCAGCCCAGCCTGCGCCGCGACGCCTTCTGGCGCGACGGGACGGCGCTCTACATCTTGCTCTCGGCGTTGCTGGTCGGCTACTTTTTCAGCCCCTTCCCACCGGGCAAGGATTTTCATCTGGCGCGCTTTTGGGTGAACACCCCCCACCAAGACGCCATCCGCACGGTGCTCACATACGTTCAGCCTGAAAGCCGCCTCAGCGGACAAAGCGACCTTGTGCCGCACGTCGCCAACCGGCGCTACCTGTACCTCTTCCCCGTCGGGCTGGATGACGCCGAAGAAGTCCTGCTCGACCTGGACAACGGCGCGGAACGCGCCCCGCTGGATTACTTCGCCTATTTCGACATGGTCAACCGCCTGCTCGCCAACCCCGAATTTGGCGTGGTGGCGTGGGAAAACGGCGTCGTCCTCTTGCGGCGCGGCTGGCCGCACGACGCCAACGCCATCGCCGCCCAACGCGCCGCCTTCGATGAGGGCTTCTACCGCCTCACCTGGCTCGACCATACCACGCCGCACAGCATGCAAGCCGGTGAGTTCTACCCGGTGCGCGTCTGCTTCCGCAATGACGGCACTCAATCGTGGCGCTCCGAAGACTGGTATCCCGTCTTTGTCGCATACCACTGGCTCACCCCCCAGGGCGACGTCGTGCAGTGGGAATCGGAGCGCGTGCGCTTGCCCTACACGCTCTACCCGACGCAATCGCTCTGCCTGCGCGTGCCGGTGGTCGCCCCGGAGACAGTCGGCGACTACATCTTGCAATTCGACCTCGTGCGCGAGCACCAATACTGGTTTGCCCAGAAAGGCGCGCCCCCGCTGGACGTAGCGGTCTCTGTGGTGCGCTAA
- a CDS encoding sortase, translated as MFGKKKPEELSVEELERLLLLKRREARQRRLREKPMPSHAPPKPGVQRYDELAFLERRRGSVMTRGLYRGARWYERLLVVVEVVALIGLLTAIFFYVQDWRANRELVRPPDEITVGDLSLAPGNSGATSAVAEQVLPGRPPPPPNAQIAAIPVLYAEWLEEKPSAAGAPVVDEAEAQKLPTRIVIPSIGVDAPIVEGDDWEALKRGVGHHLGSANPGERGNMVLSAHNDIFGEIFRYLEKVEVGDEVLVYDGAGREYRYIVAQKRIVEPTAVEVLAPSQEPIATLITCHPYLIDTQRLVVIAELDTSR; from the coding sequence ATGTTCGGCAAGAAAAAACCGGAAGAGTTGAGCGTTGAAGAACTGGAACGTCTGCTGTTGCTCAAACGGCGCGAAGCCCGTCAGCGCCGCTTGCGTGAAAAGCCTATGCCGTCGCATGCCCCCCCCAAGCCGGGCGTCCAGCGGTATGATGAACTCGCGTTTCTGGAACGCCGCCGCGGCTCGGTGATGACGCGCGGTCTGTACCGGGGGGCGCGCTGGTATGAGCGTTTGTTGGTGGTGGTAGAAGTGGTGGCGCTCATCGGTTTGCTGACGGCGATTTTCTTCTACGTGCAGGATTGGCGCGCCAACCGTGAATTGGTGCGCCCCCCCGACGAGATCACCGTGGGCGACCTATCGCTTGCACCCGGCAACAGCGGCGCAACCAGCGCCGTGGCGGAACAGGTGTTGCCGGGGCGTCCGCCGCCGCCGCCCAATGCGCAAATTGCCGCCATTCCCGTGTTGTACGCCGAATGGCTGGAAGAAAAGCCGTCTGCCGCCGGCGCGCCTGTGGTGGATGAAGCCGAAGCGCAAAAATTGCCCACGCGGATTGTCATCCCCTCAATCGGGGTGGATGCGCCGATTGTGGAGGGCGACGATTGGGAGGCGTTGAAGCGTGGCGTGGGGCATCATCTCGGCTCAGCCAACCCAGGCGAGCGGGGCAACATGGTGTTGTCGGCGCACAACGATATTTTTGGGGAAATCTTCCGCTATCTGGAAAAGGTGGAAGTGGGGGATGAAGTGCTGGTCTACGATGGCGCGGGGCGTGAATACCGCTACATTGTTGCGCAGAAACGCATTGTCGAACCCACGGCGGTGGAGGTGTTGGCGCCCAGCCAGGAACCGATTGCCACGTTGATTACGTGCCACCCCTATTTGATTGACACGCAACGGCTCGTTGTAATTGCCGAACTGGATACTTCTCGCTAA
- a CDS encoding DUF6800 family protein, translating to MAHNRAERKREIRRRRHRREKLRKLRARLAQAKSSEERARLIEKIRKISPRAPIEL from the coding sequence ATGGCTCATAATCGTGCAGAACGCAAACGTGAAATTCGCCGTCGCCGCCACCGCCGCGAAAAACTGCGCAAACTGCGGGCGCGGCTGGCGCAGGCGAAGAGCAGTGAAGAGCGCGCGCGCTTGATTGAGAAGATTCGCAAGATTAGCCCGCGTGCGCCGATTGAACTGTAA
- a CDS encoding DnaJ family domain-containing protein: MDERHMTWLRRIEDAIRRAFQQGDFEDLRGTGQLLGDTHSDYYAGEHDLANRVLGALEMPPEFITMRREIEREVDEARRALRSAARRRERLLAQLNRAAIGEIVTLHREAWDSWYQAVETFYEQARAINRKVEIFNLKNPIPNLFYPPLRIEEEIERAEQDILNESHQPPR; this comes from the coding sequence ATGGACGAACGGCACATGACCTGGTTGCGCCGTATCGAAGACGCCATTCGGCGCGCCTTTCAGCAAGGCGATTTTGAGGACTTGCGCGGCACAGGCCAACTGCTAGGCGACACCCACAGCGATTACTACGCCGGCGAGCACGATTTAGCCAACCGCGTGTTGGGCGCGCTGGAAATGCCCCCCGAATTTATCACCATGCGCCGCGAAATCGAGCGCGAGGTGGACGAAGCCCGCCGCGCCCTGCGTTCAGCTGCGCGCCGCCGTGAACGCCTGCTCGCACAGCTCAACCGCGCTGCCATCGGCGAAATTGTAACCCTGCACCGAGAAGCGTGGGATTCGTGGTACCAGGCGGTGGAAACGTTCTACGAGCAAGCCCGCGCCATCAACCGCAAAGTGGAAATTTTCAACTTGAAGAACCCAATCCCCAATCTCTTCTACCCACCCCTGCGCATTGAAGAGGAGATTGAGCGTGCCGAGCAAGACATCCTCAACGAAAGCCATCAGCCGCCACGCTAG